One genomic window of Staphylococcus hsinchuensis includes the following:
- a CDS encoding TetR/AcrR family transcriptional regulator, whose translation MKSTAKRKIIQNMILLLKEYPFEEITIKMLCAYSGVNRTTFYKYFEDKYDLISKIQAHHLQKYLKLLDALNNSLKNKTNRNIKVYKFFKILLTYVRRHYTFFHAIIVVHPNRSLIKDYIKNTKQVYQQMLKNYSSIEHQKQMVTYIVGGEIGVIYFWIYKGCQETPEELAKILLENVLRVRRQ comes from the coding sequence ATGAAATCAACCGCAAAACGTAAGATTATTCAAAATATGATTTTATTATTAAAGGAATATCCTTTTGAGGAAATAACAATAAAAATGTTATGTGCTTATAGTGGTGTAAACAGAACTACTTTTTATAAATATTTTGAAGATAAATACGACCTCATTTCAAAAATTCAAGCCCACCATTTACAAAAATATTTAAAATTATTAGATGCACTCAATAACAGTTTAAAAAACAAAACAAACAGGAATATCAAAGTATATAAATTTTTCAAAATATTATTAACGTACGTACGTCGACATTATACTTTCTTTCATGCAATCATTGTAGTTCATCCTAACCGTTCGTTAATTAAAGATTATATTAAAAATACGAAACAAGTATATCAACAAATGTTAAAAAACTATTCGTCGATAGAACATCAAAAACAAATGGTCACTTATATCGTCGGAGGTGAAATTGGAGTTATATACTTTTGGATTTACAAAGGTTGTCAAGAAACCCCTGAAGAGCTAGCAAAAATTTTGCTTGAGAATGTGCTAAGAGTAAGAAGACAATGA
- a CDS encoding multidrug effflux MFS transporter: MTEKETTNKQSTLFTIILGALTAIGALSIDMFLPGLPQIQSDFNTTTTHAQMAVSMFLIGLALGNLFVGPISDALGRKKPLIFAMGLFTLASIGICFTNSIEFMLALRFVQGLCGGAGAVISRAIASDLYSGKQLTQFLALLMLVNGIAPIIAPTIGGGIITYANWRMVFIVLTVFGILMLVGSTIKVNETLTSEHREPPQILIIFRNFLTLLRSAHFVLPMLIQGVTFVMLFSYISASPFITQRVYSLTAQQFSYMFAGIGITLIISSQLTGKLVNYIERQYLLRTLTAIQIIGVVCVVTTLTAHLPIVVLIAGFILLVAPVTGVSTLAFSIAMDESTVGNGSASSLLGLIQSLLGGVASSLVGLMGEQNIIPYVVIIIVAGICLIVLQTLNYIVFRKSNI, from the coding sequence ATGACTGAAAAAGAAACGACCAATAAACAATCAACATTATTTACAATTATATTAGGTGCTTTAACTGCAATTGGTGCTCTGTCTATAGATATGTTTTTACCAGGTTTGCCTCAAATACAAAGTGACTTTAATACAACAACGACACATGCACAGATGGCAGTTTCGATGTTCTTGATAGGACTTGCGTTAGGAAATCTATTCGTAGGGCCGATATCTGATGCGTTGGGAAGAAAGAAACCACTCATATTCGCAATGGGATTATTTACATTAGCGAGTATCGGAATATGTTTCACGAATAGTATTGAATTTATGTTAGCCTTGCGTTTTGTTCAAGGATTATGTGGCGGTGCAGGTGCTGTGATTTCTAGAGCGATTGCGAGCGATTTGTATAGCGGGAAGCAGTTAACACAGTTTCTAGCATTACTAATGTTAGTCAATGGCATTGCGCCAATCATTGCTCCCACTATTGGAGGAGGTATTATTACATATGCTAACTGGCGAATGGTCTTTATCGTATTAACTGTGTTTGGCATATTGATGCTCGTAGGCTCAACAATTAAAGTAAATGAAACATTGACTTCTGAACATCGAGAACCACCTCAAATCCTGATAATTTTTAGAAACTTTCTAACTTTATTACGAAGCGCCCACTTTGTATTACCGATGCTGATTCAAGGCGTTACGTTCGTAATGCTATTTAGCTATATTTCTGCCTCACCCTTTATTACTCAACGCGTATACAGTTTGACTGCACAACAATTCAGTTATATGTTTGCGGGGATAGGAATTACCCTGATTATTTCAAGTCAACTTACAGGTAAGTTAGTCAATTATATCGAACGTCAATATTTATTACGCACTTTAACTGCCATACAAATTATAGGGGTAGTTTGTGTAGTCACTACACTTACTGCGCACTTACCCATAGTGGTGTTAATTGCAGGTTTTATATTGTTAGTTGCTCCTGTGACGGGTGTTTCAACGTTGGCTTTTTCAATTGCTATGGATGAAAGTACTGTCGGTAATGGAAGTGCCTCAAGTTTACTTGGATTAATACAATCATTACTTGGCGGAGTTGCTTCATCACTCGTAGGTTTAATGGGGGAACAAAATATCATACCATATGTAGTTATTATTATTGTGGCAGGCATATGTTTAATCGTATTACAAACTTTAAATTATATTGTATTCCGAAAAAGTAATATTTAA
- a CDS encoding TcaA second domain-containing protein: MMRQCPNCKRDVEDSKHQCPHCGFQLYGKRTNKNNDKSEEKSGNKTTLTKAQKIIPWGIAGFIIILLIIIFFLLRNFNSPDAQSKILLNAVENNDTQKLSTLLSTKENNVDDTEAAQYIKYIKKEVGLKRFSTEVKSKIKNLNESDNKVSSNILANNGDSVLKITKNGTRYLFFDNMNFTAPTKEAVVKPKYKTTYLFKSDGKQKKVIAEKNQKTSLGKFIPGEYILDAKKKMSNGQFIGQLKFDFRDSDSGTVNVNEDFNEAYINVDLNGAKNIDKKSVKVKINDKTFNYKKGQSIGPFPQTKSLTVSAEGKAKKKTFKSAKTTVIPDNLKEDTQVSVEFDDDEINKYVKKKEKESSSFSDKISKFLTKFTSAHNKADNKGEFALVSPLLKKDSDSYKSIKKSVDSDDKLKLNQPQITDVVKKGKQFYVTATSLKDNGEYEKSDYQLEGTNKANDLKLVKYDE; encoded by the coding sequence ATGATGCGACAATGTCCTAATTGTAAACGTGATGTAGAAGACAGCAAACATCAATGCCCACATTGTGGATTCCAGTTGTATGGTAAACGTACTAATAAAAACAATGACAAGTCTGAAGAAAAGTCAGGCAACAAGACAACACTTACGAAAGCGCAAAAGATCATCCCTTGGGGTATAGCAGGTTTTATTATTATTTTACTGATTATCATCTTCTTTTTATTACGTAATTTTAATTCTCCAGATGCTCAGTCAAAAATATTACTTAATGCGGTAGAAAATAATGATACACAAAAGCTTTCTACGTTATTGAGTACGAAAGAAAATAATGTCGACGATACTGAAGCGGCTCAATACATAAAGTATATTAAGAAAGAAGTTGGGCTAAAACGATTTTCGACAGAAGTGAAAAGTAAAATAAAAAATTTAAATGAGAGCGATAATAAAGTTTCTTCAAATATTTTGGCTAACAATGGTGATAGTGTTTTAAAAATAACTAAAAATGGAACGCGTTACTTATTCTTCGATAACATGAATTTTACAGCTCCGACAAAAGAAGCAGTTGTTAAACCTAAATATAAAACAACTTATTTATTCAAGTCAGATGGTAAACAGAAAAAAGTTATTGCTGAAAAAAATCAAAAAACATCATTAGGTAAATTTATTCCAGGTGAATATATATTGGATGCGAAAAAGAAAATGTCTAATGGTCAGTTTATCGGTCAGTTGAAATTTGATTTTAGAGATAGTGATAGTGGCACTGTTAATGTTAACGAAGATTTTAATGAAGCTTATATCAATGTAGATTTAAACGGGGCGAAGAATATAGATAAGAAATCAGTTAAGGTTAAGATAAACGATAAAACATTTAACTATAAAAAAGGTCAATCTATAGGTCCATTCCCACAAACAAAATCACTAACAGTTTCAGCAGAAGGGAAAGCTAAAAAGAAAACATTTAAATCTGCAAAGACGACAGTCATCCCAGATAACTTAAAAGAAGATACCCAAGTATCAGTAGAGTTTGATGATGATGAAATTAATAAGTATGTGAAGAAAAAAGAGAAGGAATCGAGTAGTTTTAGCGATAAAATCTCTAAGTTTCTAACAAAATTCACGTCAGCCCACAATAAGGCGGATAATAAAGGTGAATTTGCTTTAGTATCTCCATTGTTAAAGAAAGACTCTGATTCATATAAATCGATTAAAAAGTCGGTCGATTCTGATGATAAGTTAAAACTCAACCAGCCTCAGATTACTGATGTTGTGAAAAAAGGTAAACAATTCTATGTCACAGCAACATCATTGAAAGATAACGGGGAATATGAAAAATCTGACTATCAATTAGAAGGTACAAATAAAGCGAATGATTTAAAGTTAGTTAAATACGATGAGTAA
- a CDS encoding YdcF family protein has product MNIFTLVCSLIIGIYLIGLFFNFKILTHINIYFSMISLGYIVILVHIINQTWPIDSIILIIIGCLLLLFKHRVFFRNKQSLQFLKRLFPIIYKIALLTCILVYISQLPIVSAIALWLASIALSALFTFIIYVSNISSYQYKHINEDYKYILVLGAGIFNEQVPPMLANRLDQALNVYKLNPQSHFIVSGGKGEDEPISEALAMQRYLHQQGVPNNRIIMENQSTNTYENIKFTKRIISERETKSADIICVTSQFHIMRALRLGQKLKLKFHGLGSHTPYHFLEYAMIRDFLALMFQYKRLLTVYFALLFFATVYIK; this is encoded by the coding sequence ATGAATATCTTTACGCTTGTTTGTAGTTTAATTATAGGAATCTATTTAATTGGGCTGTTTTTTAACTTTAAAATTTTAACACATATCAATATCTATTTTAGTATGATTTCGCTCGGATACATCGTCATTCTCGTACATATCATAAATCAGACTTGGCCTATCGATTCCATTATACTCATTATTATCGGCTGTTTATTACTACTATTTAAACACAGAGTATTCTTTCGAAATAAACAGAGTTTACAATTTTTAAAGCGACTATTTCCAATTATTTATAAAATCGCTTTACTCACTTGCATTTTAGTATACATCTCTCAGCTACCCATCGTTAGTGCAATCGCTTTATGGCTCGCATCAATTGCACTCAGTGCATTATTTACCTTTATTATTTATGTATCAAATATCTCAAGTTATCAATATAAGCATATCAACGAAGATTATAAATATATACTAGTCCTTGGGGCTGGTATCTTTAATGAACAAGTCCCTCCTATGTTAGCAAATCGCTTAGATCAAGCATTAAATGTTTATAAATTAAATCCTCAATCACATTTCATAGTAAGCGGTGGCAAAGGAGAAGACGAACCTATATCAGAAGCATTAGCAATGCAACGTTATTTACATCAACAAGGTGTGCCAAACAATAGGATTATCATGGAAAACCAATCAACTAACACGTATGAAAATATTAAATTCACTAAAAGAATTATATCAGAAAGGGAAACAAAATCAGCTGATATTATATGTGTGACAAGTCAATTTCATATCATGCGCGCATTACGTTTAGGTCAAAAATTAAAGCTGAAATTCCATGGTTTAGGAAGTCATACGCCTTATCATTTTTTAGAATATGCAATGATACGTGACTTTTTAGCCCTTATGTTCCAATATAAACGGTTATTAACTGTGTATTTTGCTTTATTATTTTTTGCTACTGTTTATATAAAATGA
- a CDS encoding ABC transporter ATP-binding protein — protein sequence MSLEVKNINKSYGQGDSKTQVLKGIDFEIKKGEFVILTGASGSGKTTLLTILGGLLTQDSGEIIFDDKPLFSKDNKAVDLRLNEIGFIFQSSHLVPYLKVRAQLTVIGTEAGLSKRDAVKRADELLKQIGLGHRLDVFPHMLSGGEKQRVAIMRAFMNNPKIVLADEPTASLDAQRATEVVEMIKSQVQQKDMIGLMITHDQRLFEFADRVIELDDGKIVNK from the coding sequence ATGTCGTTAGAAGTAAAGAATATTAATAAATCCTATGGACAAGGTGATTCAAAAACACAAGTATTAAAAGGTATAGACTTTGAAATTAAAAAAGGTGAATTTGTGATACTGACTGGTGCTTCCGGTTCAGGCAAAACAACATTATTAACGATATTAGGTGGATTGTTAACACAAGATAGCGGAGAAATCATATTTGATGACAAACCTTTATTTTCAAAAGATAACAAAGCAGTTGATCTACGCTTAAATGAAATAGGGTTTATTTTCCAATCCTCACACCTTGTCCCTTATCTAAAGGTAAGAGCACAATTAACAGTGATAGGTACTGAAGCAGGCCTCTCGAAAAGGGATGCAGTTAAAAGAGCGGACGAATTATTAAAACAAATTGGACTCGGACATCGATTAGATGTCTTTCCGCATATGTTATCTGGAGGAGAGAAGCAACGTGTTGCGATTATGCGCGCATTTATGAATAATCCTAAAATCGTGTTAGCAGATGAACCTACAGCGAGTCTAGATGCCCAACGTGCTACCGAGGTCGTTGAAATGATTAAATCACAAGTACAACAAAAAGACATGATTGGGTTGATGATCACACATGATCAAAGGTTATTTGAGTTTGCAGATCGTGTTATAGAATTAGATGATGGAAAAATCGTAAATAAATAA
- a CDS encoding ABC transporter permease: MKLAWQEIKFYKFRFMLIMLIILLLGVMVLFISGLAQGLARENISMLDNLKSEKYVMQDTKQPKIEKSIINPTQQKKIEDIINQKPLKIAPQTLKVDGNEEDVLMTNKVKNKKPKLIDGHFPKKKNEIVINEKLTAKNIAIGDTIKTTKGNRLTVSGVIKDTMHAHSSIVMASNKGFNHLNKHSSMVYPLSHLNHKQQQKLNDIKGIKVFSKDDITNEIPSYKAEQAPLNMMITSLFVISAIVLSAFFYVMTIQKISEIGILKAIGIKTKHLLSALITQILITTLIAVLIAVGVISLLSLIMPVSMPFHLTIANISLVVVVFIVVALIGATLSLIKLFKVDPIEAIGGAE, from the coding sequence ATGAAATTAGCATGGCAAGAGATTAAATTCTATAAATTTCGATTTATGTTAATCATGTTAATTATATTATTATTAGGCGTAATGGTGTTATTTATTAGTGGATTAGCGCAAGGTCTTGCTAGGGAAAATATTTCAATGTTAGATAATTTGAAAAGTGAAAAATATGTGATGCAAGATACGAAACAACCAAAAATCGAAAAATCTATAATAAACCCAACACAACAGAAGAAAATAGAAGACATCATAAATCAAAAACCTCTGAAAATTGCACCTCAAACATTAAAAGTTGATGGAAACGAAGAAGATGTACTCATGACGAATAAGGTTAAAAATAAGAAACCGAAATTAATAGATGGCCATTTTCCAAAGAAAAAGAATGAGATTGTTATCAATGAAAAGTTAACTGCTAAAAATATAGCAATAGGGGATACGATTAAAACGACAAAAGGAAATCGTTTAACTGTTTCTGGTGTGATAAAAGATACAATGCATGCACACAGTTCAATTGTGATGGCATCTAATAAAGGGTTTAATCATCTGAATAAACATAGCAGTATGGTTTATCCATTATCACACCTAAACCATAAGCAACAACAGAAATTGAATGATATAAAAGGTATCAAAGTATTTAGTAAGGATGACATTACAAATGAAATTCCAAGTTATAAAGCTGAACAAGCACCACTCAATATGATGATTACGAGCTTATTTGTAATTTCTGCAATCGTATTAAGTGCATTTTTCTATGTAATGACGATACAAAAAATTTCTGAAATTGGAATATTAAAAGCAATTGGTATTAAAACTAAGCATTTATTAAGTGCATTAATTACCCAAATATTAATTACGACATTGATAGCGGTACTTATTGCAGTTGGAGTAATTAGTTTATTGTCTCTTATTATGCCGGTTTCAATGCCATTCCATTTAACTATTGCGAATATCTCACTCGTCGTAGTGGTCTTTATTGTAGTTGCATTGATTGGTGCTACATTATCTTTAATAAAATTATTTAAAGTAGATCCTATAGAAGCTATTGGAGGGGCTGAATAA
- a CDS encoding response regulator transcription factor, with protein MTTCLIVDDDAKILEYVSTHLEREGLNTVVQTSGESALDYLETQQVDIVIVDIMMSGMNGFELCQTLKEDFELPVIMLTARDALSDKEQAYITGTDDYVTKPFEVKELIFRIRAVLKRYNINANKELNIGNLTLIQSYLEIQTHNKTMNLPNKEFQLFFLLASNPHKVFSRDDIIEKIWGFDYEGDERTVDVHIKRLRKRLEKLEANVTIQTVRGLGYKVDAHV; from the coding sequence ATGACAACATGTCTTATTGTTGACGACGACGCTAAAATATTAGAATATGTTTCAACGCATTTAGAAAGAGAAGGTTTAAATACTGTAGTGCAAACGAGTGGGGAAAGTGCATTAGACTACCTTGAGACCCAACAAGTCGACATTGTAATTGTAGACATTATGATGAGTGGAATGAATGGTTTTGAGTTATGTCAAACTTTAAAGGAAGACTTTGAACTCCCAGTCATTATGCTCACAGCCAGAGATGCATTAAGCGACAAAGAACAAGCTTATATTACAGGAACTGATGATTACGTCACAAAACCTTTCGAAGTAAAGGAGCTTATATTTAGAATTAGAGCTGTTCTGAAAAGATATAATATTAATGCTAATAAAGAATTAAATATTGGAAACCTCACGTTAATCCAATCTTATTTAGAAATTCAAACGCACAATAAAACGATGAATTTACCAAATAAAGAGTTTCAATTATTCTTTTTACTGGCTTCTAACCCACATAAAGTTTTTAGTCGAGATGACATCATTGAAAAAATATGGGGTTTTGATTACGAAGGTGATGAACGTACTGTAGATGTCCATATTAAACGATTGCGCAAACGACTCGAAAAGCTAGAAGCCAACGTTACAATTCAAACAGTTCGCGGACTTGGCTATAAGGTAGATGCTCATGTTTAA
- a CDS encoding HAMP domain-containing sensor histidine kinase, whose translation MFKSLYTRLAIYLITMLLVSAVASFLCTNIIYHQYLKANNDAKIMRTLKDSRTFHSEMPQEESKNFFKHIGEMNYQLMTVNTSGKKTFYGAHFRKDNISKHQIDKVLNGHDYHGIKSLPYNLFITGFFENTTKNTVGVTFNTKEGELAVFMRPDIGKTFSEFRIFLAILIALLLIFSIILTISATYSIIKPIQQLKQATHRLMQGDFTTPIKQTREDELGTLQYRFNDMRLSLKQVDDMRQHFVQNVSHEIKTPLTHIHHLLDQLQSSKDPVLRDSYINEIHSVTTQLSDLTKELLLLSEIDNGTHLKFTDTVALNQLLKKIVRHEQFAANQKDLIIMSDLNEINYDGNERLLYQAFQNLITNAIKYSERHGTIEITLNQTSTAIICTITDDGLGMDTETQAHLFERFYKVNHENDNSNGLGLAIAKAIIELHEGTIQVESQISQGTTFTIELPSSHS comes from the coding sequence ATGTTTAAATCACTCTATACGCGCTTAGCTATTTATCTCATCACCATGTTATTAGTCAGTGCTGTAGCAAGCTTTCTATGTACTAATATTATTTACCACCAATATTTAAAAGCAAATAACGATGCTAAAATTATGCGAACGTTAAAGGATTCTAGAACGTTCCACAGTGAAATGCCTCAAGAAGAGTCAAAGAACTTCTTTAAACATATAGGCGAAATGAACTATCAACTTATGACTGTAAATACTTCAGGAAAGAAAACATTTTATGGTGCTCATTTTAGAAAAGATAATATATCCAAACACCAGATTGATAAAGTATTAAACGGCCACGATTACCATGGTATTAAATCTTTGCCTTATAATCTTTTCATCACAGGCTTCTTTGAAAATACAACAAAGAATACTGTCGGTGTTACATTTAACACTAAAGAAGGTGAACTCGCGGTATTTATGCGACCTGATATAGGAAAGACCTTTAGCGAATTTAGAATCTTTCTTGCAATATTAATCGCGTTATTATTGATTTTTTCAATTATATTAACGATTTCAGCAACGTATTCGATTATCAAACCCATCCAACAACTAAAACAAGCAACACATCGATTGATGCAAGGAGATTTTACTACACCTATTAAACAAACACGTGAAGATGAACTTGGAACATTGCAATATCGATTTAATGATATGCGACTTTCTTTAAAGCAAGTCGATGATATGAGACAACACTTCGTTCAGAATGTTTCTCACGAAATTAAAACACCTTTAACACATATACATCATTTATTAGATCAATTACAAAGCTCTAAAGATCCTGTATTACGTGACTCATATATTAATGAGATTCACAGCGTAACGACACAACTCAGTGATTTAACGAAAGAACTCCTATTATTATCTGAAATCGACAATGGTACACATTTAAAATTCACAGACACTGTAGCATTAAATCAATTACTGAAAAAAATAGTTCGACATGAGCAATTTGCAGCAAATCAAAAAGACCTTATTATTATGTCTGACTTAAATGAAATAAATTATGATGGTAATGAAAGATTATTGTATCAAGCATTTCAAAACCTGATTACAAATGCGATTAAATATTCGGAAAGACATGGCACGATTGAAATTACTCTAAACCAAACTTCCACTGCTATTATTTGTACAATCACAGACGATGGTCTAGGCATGGATACTGAAACACAAGCACATTTATTCGAACGGTTCTATAAAGTAAATCATGAAAATGACAACAGCAACGGACTTGGCCTTGCAATTGCTAAAGCAATAATTGAATTACATGAAGGTACCATCCAGGTTGAAAGTCAAATTAGCCAAGGTACAACTTTCACCATTGAACTGCCCTCTAGCCACTCATGA
- the mqo gene encoding malate dehydrogenase (quinone), whose product MTTQHSKTDVILIGGGIMSATLGTLLKELTPEKEIKLFERLSEPAKESSNAWNNAGTGHSALCELNYTKEDKDGSIDIEKAIKINEQFQVSKQFWSYLVKQGQLKNPESFIKPVPHMSFVQGVQNVDFLKRRVDRLSQNILFKNMVITDDKEKIKEWTPLIMEGRTSHIPMAITYDKTGTDVNFGELTKKLLSNLEAKNAELNYGQEVQDLKKQKDGTWEVKIKDLDSGDEYFVESNFVFIGAGGASLRLLQKTGIKESKHIGGFPVSGLFLVCREPSITEKHLAKVYGKAPVGAPPMSVPHLDTRYIDGERTLLFGPFAGFSPKFLKTGSNMDLINSVKPNNLLTMLAAGAKEMKLTQYLISQLMLSSEERMDDLRQFVPNAKSENWEIVVAGQRVQVIKDTDKGKGTLQFGTEVITSEDGSLSALLGASPGASTAVDIMLDLLKRCYKDEFPQWEEKIKELVPSFGMKLSDNEALYTQINQEVKNNLKID is encoded by the coding sequence ATGACTACACAACATAGCAAAACAGATGTCATCTTAATTGGTGGCGGTATTATGAGCGCAACGCTAGGAACATTATTAAAAGAATTAACACCAGAGAAAGAAATTAAATTATTTGAAAGATTGTCTGAACCTGCTAAAGAAAGTTCAAACGCATGGAACAATGCTGGGACTGGACACTCAGCTTTATGTGAGTTGAACTATACTAAAGAGGATAAAGACGGTTCAATTGATATTGAAAAAGCAATTAAAATTAATGAACAGTTCCAAGTATCAAAACAATTTTGGAGTTATTTAGTTAAGCAAGGTCAATTAAAGAATCCAGAATCATTTATAAAACCAGTGCCACATATGAGCTTTGTACAAGGTGTGCAAAATGTAGATTTCTTAAAACGTCGTGTTGATCGTTTAAGCCAAAACATCCTTTTTAAAAATATGGTTATCACTGATGATAAAGAAAAAATTAAAGAGTGGACTCCTTTAATTATGGAAGGTCGTACTTCTCATATTCCTATGGCAATTACATATGATAAGACAGGTACTGACGTAAACTTCGGTGAATTGACTAAGAAATTATTGAGCAATCTTGAAGCGAAAAATGCAGAGCTTAACTATGGCCAAGAAGTTCAAGACTTGAAAAAACAAAAAGATGGCACTTGGGAAGTTAAAATTAAAGACTTAGACTCAGGTGATGAATATTTCGTAGAGAGTAATTTCGTATTCATCGGTGCAGGTGGTGCGAGCTTACGTTTATTACAAAAGACAGGTATTAAAGAATCTAAACATATCGGCGGTTTCCCTGTAAGTGGTTTATTCTTAGTTTGTAGAGAACCATCTATTACTGAAAAACATCTTGCAAAAGTGTATGGTAAAGCTCCAGTGGGTGCGCCACCAATGTCAGTTCCTCATTTAGATACACGTTATATTGATGGTGAGAGAACATTATTATTTGGACCGTTCGCTGGCTTTTCACCTAAATTCTTAAAAACAGGTTCTAATATGGATTTAATTAATTCTGTTAAACCAAATAATTTACTAACAATGTTAGCAGCAGGTGCAAAAGAAATGAAATTAACGCAATATTTAATTTCACAATTAATGTTATCTAGTGAAGAAAGAATGGATGACTTAAGACAATTTGTACCAAATGCTAAAAGTGAAAACTGGGAAATTGTCGTTGCGGGTCAACGTGTCCAAGTTATTAAAGATACTGATAAAGGTAAAGGTACTTTACAATTTGGTACTGAAGTCATCACTTCTGAAGATGGTTCATTATCAGCATTATTAGGTGCTTCACCTGGTGCATCAACAGCAGTTGATATTATGTTAGATTTATTGAAACGTTGTTATAAAGATGAATTCCCTCAATGGGAAGAGAAAATAAAAGAATTAGTACCTTCATTTGGTATGAAACTTTCTGATAACGAAGCGTTATATACTCAAATTAATCAAGAAGTTAAAAACAACTTAAAAATCGATTAA
- a CDS encoding glycosyltransferase family 4 protein, translating to MKSITFFMHNVYAIGGTVKAISQLANTLAEKGHHVEIISVFKAQSSPYFELHPSIIVKPLIDYRPHPKNLISIFFNRIRRYTSMNQPKKISQFEPGINQFSRYVERKMIKALNNISTDVIVGTRASFNILIGNHVASHIEKIGMEHMNFSAHPKSYQHEIIQAYERLDKITTLTSIDRRVYQRHLSRPVYVIPNILSEPRLSLSKSKLITAAGRLEYEKGFDLLIQSLIPIKQHLNQFNYIVEIFGEGQEKDKLQRLIDENGLQEIVRLKGQTQQLNEQLAKSEITVIPSRNEGFGMVILEAMNQGSIIVSFDGNVGPDSIIENNINGYLIGHGDIKALSRLLLRLINQELKEHVLIENGYKTVEQYSPDKVYESFISMLNS from the coding sequence ATGAAGTCAATCACATTTTTTATGCATAACGTCTATGCTATAGGAGGAACAGTAAAGGCGATATCACAACTTGCAAATACGCTTGCAGAAAAAGGTCATCATGTAGAAATTATTTCTGTATTTAAAGCCCAATCTTCACCATACTTTGAACTCCACCCATCTATCATAGTTAAACCATTAATCGATTATCGACCTCACCCTAAGAATTTAATCAGTATTTTCTTTAACCGTATCAGGCGATATACTTCTATGAACCAACCTAAGAAAATTTCTCAATTCGAACCAGGAATAAACCAATTTTCTCGTTACGTTGAACGTAAAATGATTAAAGCCCTGAACAATATTTCTACTGACGTCATTGTGGGTACTCGAGCAAGTTTCAATATTTTAATAGGAAATCATGTGGCTTCGCATATTGAAAAAATCGGGATGGAACATATGAATTTCTCTGCCCATCCCAAATCGTACCAACACGAAATCATTCAAGCGTACGAACGTTTAGATAAAATTACTACACTTACTTCTATAGATCGACGTGTTTATCAAAGACATCTTTCTCGTCCGGTTTACGTAATCCCAAATATTTTGTCAGAACCACGCTTATCTTTATCAAAGTCTAAGCTCATTACTGCCGCAGGACGGTTAGAATATGAAAAAGGTTTCGACTTACTCATACAAAGTCTTATACCAATTAAACAACATCTCAACCAGTTTAACTATATCGTAGAAATCTTTGGCGAAGGACAAGAAAAGGATAAATTACAACGTTTAATCGACGAAAATGGCCTCCAAGAAATCGTCCGACTAAAAGGGCAAACACAACAGCTTAATGAACAATTAGCAAAAAGTGAAATCACTGTCATCCCTTCTCGTAATGAAGGATTTGGCATGGTCATTTTAGAAGCAATGAATCAAGGTAGCATTATTGTAAGTTTTGATGGAAATGTTGGCCCTGATTCCATCATTGAAAATAATATTAACGGTTATTTAATCGGACACGGCGATATAAAGGCACTATCAAGATTATTACTTAGATTAATAAACCAAGAACTGAAAGAACATGTACTCATTGAAAATGGTTATAAAACTGTTGAACAATATTCTCCAGATAAAGTCTATGAAAGTTTCATTTCAATGTTAAATAGCTAA